A genomic stretch from Helianthus annuus cultivar XRQ/B chromosome 1, HanXRQr2.0-SUNRISE, whole genome shotgun sequence includes:
- the LOC110868045 gene encoding uncharacterized protein LOC110868045: MAGNESQEFVYRISTADEWSELQTTNSTFGQQLDKDSGFIHLSNLNQVKSTLERFYLNTTDELFLLQIDCKKLGDGLIYEDVDGTNVFPHFYGPSKSFVPLTLDMVVKAEKIISSKGQFTCSMLN, from the exons ATGGCCGGAAACGAAAGCCAAGAATTCGTTTACAGAATCAGTACCGCCGACGAGTGGTCGGAACTGCAAACTACTAATTCTACATTTGGTCAACAACTTGATAAGGATTCCGGTTTTATCCACCTCAGCAACCTCAATCAG GTGAAGTCGACCTTAGAAAGATTTTACTTGAATACTACAGACGAGCTTTTCCTGCTCCAGATTGATTGTAAAAAG CTTGGAGATGGACTGATTTATGAAGATGTGGATGGTACAAATGTTTTCCCTCATTTCTATGGCCCATCTAAAAGCTTTGTTCCTCTCACCCTTGACATGGTTGTGAAAGCAGAAAAAATAATTTCATCAAAAGGTCAATTTACTTGTAGCATGTTGAATTAG